A stretch of the Sulfolobus acidocaldarius SUSAZ genome encodes the following:
- a CDS encoding hydrolase has protein sequence MPQLRWLGHAAVELLINKKRVLIDPMIKDNPLSPVKLDSFNNNVDLIVVTHDHYDHLGDAVELLKMNPKASLFATFDLEVYLSNEYKIDMGRFIPANVGGFIDFDGLKLALTKAVHSSEHSDPSGAIISGENVTVYHAGDTGLFEDMKLIGEVFKPDYALLPIGGRFTMDPYQASLAVDMIKPKKYAIPIHFNTWDLIKVNPDDFVKEVSKRGYRALVLKPGQSVEL, from the coding sequence ATGCCACAACTAAGATGGTTAGGACATGCAGCAGTTGAACTTTTGATAAATAAAAAACGCGTTTTGATCGATCCCATGATAAAAGACAATCCATTAAGTCCAGTAAAACTTGATTCTTTTAATAACAACGTAGATTTAATTGTGGTGACACATGACCATTACGACCACTTAGGAGATGCAGTAGAATTACTTAAAATGAATCCTAAAGCCTCATTATTTGCCACATTCGATCTTGAAGTGTATTTATCAAACGAATACAAAATCGATATGGGTAGATTCATACCAGCTAATGTTGGTGGGTTTATAGATTTTGATGGACTAAAACTAGCTTTAACTAAAGCTGTTCACTCTAGTGAACACAGTGATCCTTCAGGAGCTATTATAAGTGGAGAGAATGTAACGGTTTATCATGCAGGAGATACTGGGTTATTTGAGGACATGAAACTTATAGGAGAAGTTTTCAAGCCTGATTATGCATTACTTCCTATTGGTGGAAGATTCACTATGGATCCGTATCAGGCTTCCCTTGCGGTAGATATGATTAAACCTAAGAAATACGCTATACCAATACATTTCAATACATGGGACCTAATCAAAGTTAACCCTGATGACTTCGTGAAGGAAGTTAGTAAAAGAGGGTATAGGGCATTAGTGTTGAAGCCAGGTCAGAGTGTGGAGTTATAA
- a CDS encoding methionine aminopeptidase, translating into MEIDEIELLRRAGKIASKARDFGAKMIKPGVKVIDVCNAVEKIIEEEGAKPAFPCNLSINVEAAHYSPIINDTKIIPENAVVKLDIGAHINGYITDTAVTVSLDPKYDKLVEASREALQAAIRTIRNGVDIGEIGRHIERTIKSYGFKPIRNLGGHLIRRYELHAGIFIPNVYGRGLGKIMEGNTYAIEPFATDGEGYVIEGKEVTIYSIKNLNTKSLTEEEKKFLTSIYEKVNMVPFSERWLSNMDGNPDKVREMLKILTRKGALRSYPVLLEAKKGTVAQFEHTVLVLKDRVEVITE; encoded by the coding sequence ATGGAAATTGATGAAATAGAGCTTCTTAGAAGAGCCGGTAAAATTGCCTCAAAGGCCAGAGACTTTGGCGCAAAAATGATTAAGCCCGGTGTTAAGGTTATTGATGTCTGCAATGCAGTAGAGAAGATAATTGAGGAGGAAGGAGCAAAACCTGCATTTCCTTGCAACCTTTCAATTAACGTTGAGGCTGCCCATTATAGTCCCATCATAAATGATACTAAAATTATTCCAGAGAATGCTGTGGTTAAGCTTGATATAGGAGCCCATATAAACGGTTACATTACAGATACTGCTGTTACAGTATCATTGGACCCTAAATATGATAAATTAGTTGAAGCCTCTAGAGAGGCTCTACAAGCTGCAATAAGAACCATAAGGAATGGTGTAGATATCGGAGAAATTGGTAGACATATTGAAAGAACGATTAAAAGTTATGGCTTCAAGCCCATAAGAAATTTAGGAGGACATTTAATCAGACGATATGAATTGCACGCAGGTATCTTCATTCCGAATGTTTATGGTAGGGGTTTAGGGAAAATTATGGAAGGTAATACATACGCTATCGAACCTTTCGCAACCGATGGAGAAGGGTATGTGATTGAAGGCAAAGAAGTAACTATTTATTCTATAAAGAATTTGAATACTAAAAGTCTTACTGAAGAAGAGAAGAAATTCTTAACCTCAATATATGAAAAGGTGAATATGGTTCCTTTCAGTGAAAGATGGTTATCTAACATGGATGGCAATCCTGATAAAGTTAGGGAAATGCTGAAAATTTTGACCAGGAAAGGCGCCCTTAGGTCATATCCTGTCCTCCTAGAGGCTAAAAAGGGTACTGTAGCTCAATTTGAGCACACAGTATTAGTGTTGAAAGATAGAGTGGAAGTAATTACCGAATAA
- a CDS encoding phosphohydrolase, whose product MKKVFDEIHGYIELNDMETKIMDSPVFQRLRRIRQTSLAFLVYPGAMHTRFSHSLGTFHLATRVGNRLINEGHINHDEALLLRLASLLHDIGQFPFSHSLEPIYISRDKVSSSVIRDFIIYSDKEIEDALGEYSMDKKQIIDIYNTSSMLGCIIDSDVDIDRMDYLLRDSRHTGVQLGNLDLERLIDTVSYNENKIISIIEKGLNTLENFYIARLHMYQAVYYHKTILGYELYMRELYRQVMEYCCPEVLTWSFLRESIQTDSFSCWDDEWVYSKLYSVLSDENAPDQLKFKIKNFLDRKGPKMVYENVSFNDFQRSSMEMSEIVSKLQKYGIPEDSVYPFEEVIRIIDKSKLRVNSKKGQVKSIVELQNTLLNSIPNSITIRRIYVDYTYAKRARELIP is encoded by the coding sequence ATGAAAAAAGTATTTGACGAGATTCACGGCTACATAGAACTTAACGATATGGAAACAAAAATAATGGATTCACCTGTTTTTCAGAGACTCAGAAGGATAAGACAAACCAGCCTAGCTTTTTTAGTCTATCCTGGTGCAATGCATACTAGATTTAGCCATTCTTTAGGTACATTCCACCTTGCTACTAGAGTAGGTAATAGGCTTATAAATGAAGGCCATATAAACCATGATGAGGCTCTACTTCTTAGACTAGCATCACTTCTTCATGATATAGGACAATTTCCATTTAGTCATTCTCTTGAGCCTATATACATATCTAGGGACAAGGTGAGTAGTTCCGTCATAAGAGACTTTATCATTTATTCGGATAAGGAGATTGAGGACGCATTGGGGGAATATTCTATGGACAAGAAACAGATAATAGACATATATAATACCTCATCTATGTTAGGCTGTATAATAGATAGTGATGTAGACATAGATAGAATGGATTATTTACTTAGGGATTCTAGGCACACAGGGGTTCAGCTAGGTAATCTGGATTTAGAGAGATTAATTGACACAGTCTCCTATAATGAAAATAAAATCATTAGTATAATAGAAAAAGGTCTAAATACATTAGAGAATTTTTACATTGCTAGACTTCATATGTATCAGGCAGTATATTATCATAAAACAATTTTAGGTTATGAATTATATATGCGTGAACTCTACAGGCAAGTTATGGAGTACTGTTGCCCAGAAGTTTTGACATGGAGTTTTCTTAGAGAGAGTATACAAACTGATTCGTTTTCATGTTGGGATGACGAATGGGTCTACTCTAAGTTATATTCAGTGTTATCAGATGAGAACGCACCTGATCAATTGAAGTTTAAGATAAAGAATTTTCTTGATAGAAAAGGTCCTAAAATGGTTTATGAAAATGTTTCCTTTAATGATTTTCAGCGTTCAAGTATGGAGATGAGCGAGATTGTGAGTAAACTTCAAAAGTATGGTATACCAGAGGACTCTGTGTATCCCTTTGAAGAAGTTATAAGAATAATAGATAAGAGTAAGCTCAGAGTAAATTCTAAAAAAGGACAAGTGAAGAGTATAGTTGAATTACAAAACACACTTTTAAATAGTATACCAAATTCAATAACCATAAGACGTATATACGTAGACTATACTTATGCTAAGAGAGCGAGGGAATTAATTCCTTGA
- a CDS encoding phosphoglycolate phosphatase, with product MIRLILTDVDGTLTFDRDTYNIDLDAVDLLRKVEKKGIKVGLVSGNSYPVLRALYTYFGFNGGIVAENGCIVYFHNQLKEVCERVDRNLISEFENKFGVKGSWQNRFKVCDFSFYPPILKDEMVRWALDKGLYIKTSGYAVHISKSKRGKAEGVRELIKMHGLDKAEVVGIGDSSTDIEFLEEVGIRVVVGNADESLKSIGDFVMREKSGKAVVEFIKKVITGEINE from the coding sequence TTGATAAGGTTAATTTTAACAGATGTAGATGGAACTCTGACCTTTGATAGGGATACATACAATATAGATCTTGACGCCGTAGACCTACTGAGGAAAGTTGAAAAGAAGGGCATTAAAGTGGGTCTTGTTAGTGGTAACTCTTATCCTGTCTTAAGGGCGCTATACACTTATTTTGGATTTAATGGTGGGATTGTTGCGGAAAATGGGTGTATAGTTTATTTTCATAACCAATTGAAAGAAGTTTGTGAAAGAGTTGACAGGAATTTAATATCGGAATTTGAAAATAAGTTTGGGGTTAAGGGAAGCTGGCAAAATCGATTCAAAGTATGCGATTTCAGCTTTTACCCGCCTATACTTAAAGACGAAATGGTAAGATGGGCATTAGATAAAGGTTTATACATAAAGACCAGTGGATATGCGGTACACATTTCAAAATCAAAACGTGGTAAGGCTGAGGGAGTTAGGGAATTAATTAAAATGCATGGTTTAGATAAGGCTGAAGTGGTAGGGATAGGGGATTCTAGCACTGATATAGAATTTCTTGAAGAAGTAGGTATTAGGGTTGTCGTGGGGAATGCAGATGAAAGTCTCAAAAGTATAGGGGATTTTGTAATGCGTGAAAAGAGTGGAAAAGCTGTAGTAGAATTTATTAAAAAAGTTATTACAGGTGAAATTAATGAGTAA
- a CDS encoding glutamyl-tRNA synthetase produces MSNDIRNLVYKYALHNAYTHNGKANVNAVVSKIFAERPELRSKAKDIVEIAKELVNYVNSLDVESQKKELESKFPEMLEEKKREKESKKELPDIPVSGVLVTRFAPNPDGPLHLGNARAAIISHEYARIYNGKFILRFDDTDPKTKKPIPEAYDWIKEDLKWLGIKWDLEVRASARLETYYNFARILLSKGYAYIDLCKEAEFKERRSKREACPHRETSPESNLELFEKMIHGEFEEGKAVVRLKTDLKLPDPSQRDWVLLRVINVKKSPHPIEGDKYWVWPTYNFASAIDDYDLGVTHIFRGKEHAVNAGKQKWIYNYMGWKYPYVREFGRLKLEGFMMSKSKIRTVVEKGVSIDDPRLPTLAGLRRRGILSDTIKEIIITVGLKETDATISFDNLASTNRKKLDKIAKRLMFVESPMEFTIDIPQPMLARIPYHPSNPNEYREIGVNPGDIILINKDDAKDKVLRLMELCNVTVNEDKLVYNSKGIEDAKKLGMKIIQWVKKDESVPVVILRPDPEKGIETINGVGESVIRSLNKGEIVQFIRYGFVKVDEISTDGQVTVIFSHE; encoded by the coding sequence ATGAGTAATGACATAAGAAATCTGGTTTACAAATACGCTCTCCATAATGCATATACACATAATGGTAAAGCTAACGTAAATGCTGTTGTAAGCAAGATATTTGCAGAGAGACCAGAGTTAAGGAGTAAGGCAAAGGATATAGTGGAAATTGCTAAAGAGTTAGTAAACTATGTTAATTCACTAGATGTGGAGAGTCAGAAAAAGGAGTTAGAGTCAAAGTTCCCTGAAATGCTGGAAGAAAAGAAGAGAGAAAAAGAGTCTAAGAAAGAACTTCCTGATATACCTGTATCTGGAGTGCTTGTGACTCGTTTTGCTCCTAATCCCGATGGTCCTCTTCACCTTGGAAACGCTAGAGCAGCTATAATATCTCATGAATACGCTAGAATATATAATGGTAAATTTATACTTCGATTTGATGACACTGATCCAAAAACGAAGAAACCTATTCCTGAGGCTTATGATTGGATAAAAGAAGACCTGAAATGGCTAGGTATAAAGTGGGACTTAGAAGTAAGAGCCTCAGCAAGATTAGAGACCTATTATAACTTTGCTAGGATATTGTTAAGTAAAGGGTACGCATATATTGATTTATGTAAGGAAGCTGAGTTTAAAGAGAGAAGGAGTAAGAGGGAAGCATGCCCTCATAGGGAGACTTCACCTGAGAGTAACTTAGAACTGTTTGAGAAAATGATTCATGGTGAATTTGAAGAAGGCAAAGCTGTTGTTAGACTCAAAACAGATCTAAAACTTCCAGATCCTTCACAGAGAGACTGGGTGCTCTTAAGAGTTATAAATGTTAAGAAAAGTCCACATCCTATTGAAGGAGATAAGTATTGGGTATGGCCCACATATAATTTTGCAAGCGCTATTGATGATTACGATTTGGGTGTGACACACATTTTCAGAGGAAAGGAGCATGCTGTTAATGCAGGAAAACAGAAATGGATCTATAACTATATGGGCTGGAAATATCCTTACGTTAGGGAATTTGGTAGACTAAAGCTTGAAGGATTTATGATGAGTAAATCAAAGATAAGGACTGTAGTTGAAAAAGGTGTTAGTATAGACGACCCTAGGTTACCAACACTGGCTGGGTTAAGGAGAAGAGGTATTCTTTCAGATACCATCAAAGAGATCATAATTACAGTTGGTCTAAAGGAGACCGATGCAACGATCAGTTTTGACAATTTAGCCTCTACAAATAGGAAGAAATTAGACAAAATAGCAAAGAGACTAATGTTTGTAGAATCTCCAATGGAGTTTACTATAGACATTCCACAGCCTATGTTGGCTAGAATTCCATATCATCCATCCAATCCTAATGAATACAGGGAGATTGGTGTAAATCCCGGAGACATTATCCTGATAAATAAGGACGACGCTAAGGATAAGGTATTGAGACTAATGGAATTATGTAATGTTACGGTAAATGAGGACAAGTTAGTCTACAATAGTAAAGGCATAGAAGATGCTAAGAAATTAGGTATGAAGATAATACAATGGGTAAAGAAGGATGAAAGTGTTCCGGTTGTAATATTGCGTCCTGATCCAGAAAAAGGTATTGAAACCATAAATGGAGTGGGAGAAAGTGTGATTCGAAGTTTGAATAAAGGCGAGATAGTTCAGTTCATTAGATATGGCTTTGTAAAGGTCGATGAGATAAGTACTGATGGGCAAGTAACAGTCATATTCTCCCATGAATAA
- the rpl7ae gene encoding 50S ribosomal protein L7 (multifunctional protein; binds C/D boxes of sRNAs and guides RNA post-transcriptional modification; also binds KT-15 motif in 23S rRNA), with amino-acid sequence MSKPSYVKFEVPQELADKVLEAVKKAKDSGKIKKGTNETTKAVERSQAKLVVIAEDVQPEEIVAHLPLLCEEKKIPYVYVPSKKSLGEACGLQVAAASVALMDPGEAKDLVDEIVKRVNEIKGKSS; translated from the coding sequence ATGTCTAAACCCTCATATGTAAAATTTGAAGTTCCACAAGAATTAGCAGATAAAGTATTAGAAGCTGTAAAGAAAGCAAAAGATTCAGGAAAGATAAAGAAAGGTACAAATGAGACTACAAAAGCTGTCGAAAGGAGCCAAGCCAAATTAGTGGTAATAGCTGAAGATGTTCAACCTGAAGAAATTGTAGCGCATTTACCGTTATTATGTGAGGAAAAGAAAATACCATATGTCTATGTACCATCAAAGAAATCTCTAGGAGAAGCCTGTGGATTACAAGTTGCAGCAGCTTCCGTAGCATTAATGGATCCTGGTGAAGCTAAAGACCTAGTGGATGAGATAGTTAAGAGAGTTAATGAGATAAAAGGTAAAAGTAGTTGA
- a CDS encoding multidrug ABC transporter ATP-binding protein → MLDCIEVDGLIKFYGSFKALDGLTFSIRCGEKVALLGPNGAGKTTTLRILAGLLRPNEGIVKIKGFNISKNPREAKSNIGFLPEDAVPFLNLTVRENLEYVGILRNINNLKERINHLLDVLELWEYERKTVSSLSRGNRQKVALAMAIIHEPAILLLDEPLNYLDIPTQERVINLLNSMNSTMLVSTHIMSIAERLTNKIILITKGKVIWQGGMTELKKLAGENERIEQVVARLIGDSL, encoded by the coding sequence GTGTTAGACTGTATAGAAGTTGATGGACTGATTAAATTTTATGGTTCCTTTAAGGCTCTAGATGGTCTGACATTTTCTATTAGATGTGGAGAAAAAGTTGCCCTTCTAGGTCCAAATGGTGCAGGAAAAACTACAACTCTAAGAATACTGGCAGGTCTTCTCAGACCTAATGAGGGCATAGTTAAGATAAAAGGTTTTAATATATCAAAAAATCCAAGAGAAGCTAAGAGCAATATCGGTTTTCTTCCCGAGGACGCTGTCCCATTTTTAAATCTTACAGTAAGGGAAAACCTAGAGTACGTCGGAATACTTAGAAATATAAATAACCTGAAAGAGAGAATAAACCATTTACTTGATGTATTAGAGCTATGGGAGTACGAGAGAAAAACGGTTTCCTCCTTATCTAGAGGAAACAGACAAAAAGTTGCCCTAGCAATGGCTATAATACATGAACCAGCTATACTACTACTTGACGAACCTTTAAACTACCTTGATATACCAACACAAGAAAGAGTGATAAATCTTCTAAACTCGATGAACTCTACAATGCTGGTCTCAACTCATATCATGAGTATAGCGGAAAGACTAACGAACAAAATTATACTGATAACAAAGGGTAAAGTAATTTGGCAGGGCGGAATGACTGAACTCAAAAAGTTAGCTGGCGAGAACGAAAGAATTGAACAAGTAGTAGCTAGATTAATCGGCGATAGTTTATGA
- a CDS encoding DNA polymerase I (Has polymerase, DNA-binding and 3'-5' exonuclease activities. In Aeropyrum pernix this protein has been shown to be aphidicolin resistant and stable up to 80#C) — MSKQATLFDFSIKKNESKEQANQENVEVPKQTANRTRIEWIKEAEDGKVYFLLQVDYDGKKSRAVCKLYDKEGKKIYIMQDESGHKPYFLTDIDPDKVNKITKVVRDPSFDHLELVNKVDPYTGKKIRLTKIVVKDPLAVRRMRSSLPKAYEAHIKYYNNYVYDNGLIPGLIYKVNKGKLTQLNPELKGEEINEIKKAFSDADEMTKETVNDWIPILETEVPDIKRVSLDIEVYTPNRGRIPDPERAEFPIISVALAGNDGSKIVLALKREDVNSDFSKKDGVQVEIFNSEKKLLARLFEIIREYPMLLTFNGDDFDIPYIYFRALRLNFTPEEVPLDVVSGEGKFLAGIHIDLYKFFFNRAVRIYAFEGKYSEYSLDAVATALLGISKVKLDTFISFLDIDKLIEYNLRDAEITLKLTTFNNNLVLKLMVLLARISKLGLEELTRTEVSTWIKNLYYWEHRKRNWLIPLKEEILVRSSQVKTAAVIKGKKYKGAVVIDPPAGVYFNVVVLDFASLYPSIIKNWNISYETIDIDECTKKVWVEDETGEKLHYVCMDKPGITAVITGLIRDFRVKVYKKKAKYSNISEEQRSLYDVVQRAMKVFINATYGVFGAENFPLYAPAVAESVTAIGRYIITTTYKQAEKLNLKVIYGDTDSLFLYNPTKDKLEELIKFVKQNFNLDLEVDKSYKYVAFSGLKKNYFGVYPDGKTEIKGMLAKKRNTPEFIKKEFAEIKNMLASLNSPNDIPEVKNKLEIKIKDIYNKLRNKGYNLDDLAFRIMLSKPLDSYTKNTPQHVKAGLQLKAFGVNVLPRDVIMFVKVKSKDGVKPIQLAKISEIDIEKYVETLRTTFEQILKAFGISWDEIVSTISIDSFFGSKK; from the coding sequence ATGTCCAAACAAGCAACACTCTTTGATTTTTCGATAAAGAAGAATGAGAGTAAAGAGCAGGCTAATCAAGAGAATGTAGAGGTACCTAAACAAACCGCTAATAGGACGAGGATAGAGTGGATAAAGGAAGCTGAGGACGGAAAAGTATATTTCTTATTACAAGTTGATTATGATGGTAAAAAGTCACGTGCAGTTTGTAAGCTTTATGATAAAGAGGGTAAGAAAATTTACATTATGCAAGATGAATCAGGTCACAAACCCTACTTTCTCACTGATATTGATCCAGATAAGGTTAACAAAATAACTAAGGTTGTAAGAGATCCTTCATTTGATCATCTCGAGCTCGTAAACAAAGTTGATCCTTATACAGGAAAGAAGATTAGACTTACTAAAATTGTTGTTAAAGACCCATTAGCTGTAAGAAGAATGAGGAGCTCCTTACCTAAGGCATATGAAGCTCACATAAAATACTATAATAATTACGTATACGATAATGGCTTAATTCCAGGACTAATATATAAAGTTAATAAGGGAAAGCTTACACAGCTTAATCCTGAACTTAAAGGAGAGGAAATCAATGAAATCAAGAAAGCTTTCTCTGACGCTGATGAGATGACAAAAGAGACGGTTAATGATTGGATACCTATCCTAGAGACTGAGGTACCTGATATAAAGAGAGTATCGTTAGATATAGAGGTTTATACTCCAAATAGGGGAAGAATACCCGATCCTGAAAGGGCTGAATTCCCTATAATTAGTGTTGCATTAGCTGGTAATGATGGTAGCAAGATCGTTTTAGCGTTAAAAAGAGAGGACGTAAATTCTGATTTTAGTAAGAAAGATGGCGTCCAAGTGGAGATTTTCAATTCTGAAAAGAAACTTCTAGCTAGATTATTCGAGATAATCCGAGAATATCCCATGCTACTAACCTTTAATGGTGATGATTTTGACATACCATACATATATTTTAGAGCCTTGAGACTTAATTTCACTCCTGAGGAGGTTCCACTGGATGTTGTAAGTGGTGAGGGTAAGTTTTTAGCAGGTATTCATATAGACCTCTACAAATTTTTCTTTAACAGGGCAGTGAGAATATATGCTTTTGAAGGTAAGTATAGTGAATACAGCCTAGATGCAGTTGCTACCGCCTTGCTGGGCATTTCTAAGGTTAAGCTTGATACGTTCATTAGCTTTCTGGACATAGATAAGTTAATCGAGTATAACCTCAGAGATGCTGAGATCACACTTAAACTTACTACTTTCAATAACAATTTAGTACTAAAATTAATGGTATTATTAGCTAGAATATCAAAACTAGGATTAGAAGAATTAACTAGAACCGAAGTTTCGACATGGATTAAGAATCTGTATTATTGGGAGCATAGAAAGAGAAATTGGCTTATCCCACTTAAAGAAGAGATCCTTGTAAGATCAAGCCAAGTTAAAACGGCTGCTGTTATAAAGGGTAAAAAGTATAAGGGAGCTGTTGTCATAGATCCTCCTGCAGGAGTATACTTTAATGTGGTAGTATTAGATTTTGCATCGCTGTATCCATCAATAATAAAGAATTGGAACATTAGTTATGAAACTATAGATATTGATGAGTGTACGAAAAAGGTATGGGTTGAAGACGAAACTGGGGAGAAGCTACATTATGTGTGTATGGATAAACCTGGAATAACAGCAGTGATTACAGGACTAATAAGGGATTTTAGAGTTAAAGTTTACAAGAAGAAGGCAAAGTACAGTAATATATCTGAGGAGCAAAGATCATTATACGATGTTGTCCAGAGAGCTATGAAGGTATTCATTAATGCCACTTATGGTGTATTTGGAGCAGAGAACTTCCCGCTATATGCTCCTGCAGTGGCAGAGAGTGTGACTGCCATCGGAAGATATATAATAACCACAACCTATAAACAGGCTGAAAAGCTCAATCTCAAGGTAATTTATGGAGATACAGATTCGCTCTTCTTGTACAATCCAACTAAAGACAAGTTGGAGGAGTTAATAAAATTCGTGAAACAGAATTTCAATTTAGATCTAGAGGTCGATAAGTCATATAAGTACGTAGCATTTTCAGGATTGAAGAAAAATTACTTTGGTGTATATCCTGATGGTAAGACTGAAATTAAAGGAATGTTAGCTAAAAAAAGAAATACACCGGAATTCATAAAGAAGGAGTTCGCAGAAATAAAGAATATGTTAGCGTCCTTAAATTCGCCAAATGACATTCCTGAGGTAAAGAATAAGCTGGAAATTAAGATAAAGGATATATATAATAAACTTAGAAATAAGGGATATAATCTTGATGACTTAGCATTTAGAATAATGCTATCAAAACCTTTAGATTCATACACTAAAAATACACCTCAGCATGTTAAGGCTGGTTTACAACTTAAAGCATTTGGTGTGAATGTCTTACCAAGAGACGTTATAATGTTTGTTAAGGTTAAAAGTAAGGATGGCGTAAAGCCTATTCAGCTTGCTAAAATTTCAGAAATAGACATAGAAAAATATGTGGAAACGCTAAGAACTACGTTCGAACAAATACTTAAAGCATTCGGAATTAGCTGGGATGAAATAGTATCTACAATATCAATTGACTCCTTCTTTGGGAGTAAGAAATGA
- a CDS encoding 50S ribosomal protein L11 methyltransferase: MTNVSYVPHVPYVPTPDKVVKRMLEIAKAGKEDTVYDLGCGDGRVVITAAKDFEVKKSVCIEINDERLKETLENINKSNVVGRAFAVKGNFFEADLSEATVLTMFLLTNVNEMLKPKLEKELKPGTRIVSHEFEIRGWIPKEVIKVEDGNMTHLVYLYIVGEHK, from the coding sequence GTGACTAACGTGAGTTACGTACCACATGTCCCTTACGTTCCAACACCAGATAAAGTAGTAAAAAGAATGTTAGAGATCGCAAAAGCAGGAAAAGAAGACACAGTTTATGATCTTGGATGCGGAGATGGTAGAGTAGTAATTACAGCAGCTAAAGATTTTGAAGTAAAGAAGTCAGTCTGCATAGAAATTAACGATGAAAGATTAAAAGAGACACTCGAAAATATAAACAAGAGTAACGTAGTCGGGAGAGCTTTTGCTGTGAAAGGTAACTTTTTTGAAGCTGATCTCTCCGAGGCAACTGTACTAACAATGTTCTTGTTGACAAATGTTAATGAAATGCTAAAGCCAAAACTAGAAAAAGAATTGAAGCCTGGAACCAGAATAGTATCTCATGAATTTGAAATAAGAGGATGGATTCCAAAAGAAGTGATAAAAGTAGAAGACGGTAATATGACACATCTAGTATATTTATACATAGTTGGTGAACATAAGTGA
- a CDS encoding CDP-alcohol phosphatidyltransferase yields MLTRIRKQSKKILLPIAKALIKIKINANTITFIGLVLSLIYLIVLVFFKNPILGLVLLLLSGFMDAIDGEVARLSGSAGSKGSFLDSSLDRIEDMNYILGLLGLGFPSLLVGLLVGISITISYLRAKAESLGLKKIEGRGLIERGERIIILFVILLVSIFSVLISLYIAYIFLILSIVTVIQRFIYIYFNLS; encoded by the coding sequence ATGCTTACAAGAATACGAAAACAATCCAAGAAAATTCTATTGCCTATTGCTAAAGCACTAATTAAGATTAAAATTAATGCTAATACTATAACTTTTATTGGTCTGGTTTTATCTTTAATTTACTTGATAGTTCTAGTTTTCTTTAAAAATCCTATCTTAGGGTTAGTCCTATTATTGCTGTCTGGATTCATGGATGCTATAGATGGAGAGGTAGCTAGATTATCAGGTTCAGCTGGAAGCAAGGGCAGTTTTCTCGACAGTAGTTTAGACAGAATTGAGGATATGAATTATATTTTAGGTCTCTTAGGCTTAGGTTTTCCATCATTATTGGTTGGCTTATTGGTAGGTATATCTATTACTATTTCTTATCTTCGAGCCAAGGCTGAATCGTTGGGGCTTAAAAAAATAGAAGGCAGAGGTTTGATTGAAAGGGGAGAGCGTATAATAATACTGTTTGTAATATTACTAGTTTCAATATTCTCAGTACTTATTTCATTATATATAGCATATATTTTCCTTATACTCTCGATAGTTACAGTAATTCAGAGGTTCATTTACATTTACTTTAATCTTAGCTAA